The Pyrodictium delaneyi genome contains a region encoding:
- a CDS encoding RAD55 family ATPase, whose protein sequence is MPTEWIKLGIQLLDKLLPRGLPRRSFMLLAGEGGAGKSLIVQLIAGNMLNRGEKVVYVCLDDDPESIVESMESRGIEARRYVAQGRLLFIDGYGARYGLESEDYVAERLSTLDTHAAAATIQRLVDLNGVKGNGLVVIDSLYPFFLRYEPTVVYDFVNVLRVSLAKRRSVFTLATLHTPSQLYAEIAAILEHMVDVFAVVRYHSEALEAGVAVREILVKKAKGTPISQGWTSFVITDEGLVEARVRVKTVQG, encoded by the coding sequence TTGCCTACCGAGTGGATTAAACTAGGCATACAGCTTCTCGATAAGCTCCTACCGCGTGGATTGCCACGTAGGAGTTTTATGCTCCTTGCCGGCGAGGGTGGTGCAGGAAAATCTCTCATAGTGCAGCTCATAGCCGGTAACATGTTGAATCGTGGAGAAAAGGTGGTATATGTTTGCTTGGACGACGACCCTGAGAGCATTGTTGAAAGTATGGAGAGCCGAGGCATAGAGGCGCGCCGTTATGTCGCCCAAGGCAGGCTCCTATTCATAGACGGGTATGGGGCCCGCTATGGCCTCGAGAGCGAGGACTATGTAGCGGAAAGGCTTTCGACGCTGGATACGCATGCAGCTGCAGCTACGATCCAGCGCCTTGTTGACCTGAACGGTGTGAAGGGTAACGGGCTTGTAGTCATTGACAGTCTTTACCCATTCTTTCTACGCTACGAGCCCACTGTCGTCTACGACTTTGTGAATGTGCTCCGTGTCTCGCTTGCTAAGCGTCGTAGCGTGTTCACATTGGCTACTCTACATACGCCAAGCCAGCTATATGCGGAGATAGCAGCTATACTAGAACATATGGTAGACGTGTTTGCGGTAGTACGATATCATAGCGAAGCCCTTGAAGCTGGAGTCGCGGTGAGAGAGATATTAGTGAAAAAGGCTAAGGGTACTCCCATATCCCAAGGATGGACAAGCTTCGTGATTACGGATGAGGGACTAGTTGAAGCACGTGTGCGCGTGAAAACAGTGCAAGGCTAG
- a CDS encoding class I SAM-dependent rRNA methyltransferase, which yields MGEPLPSVRVAGEGAAAVKKEGALMVYRKWVDAPRGLPPGSLVVIEDRRGELLGCGLYDTVGPVALRLVELGSCSFSSAEEAVYALIEAAYKVRQRIGYAGDPEAGYRLVHSDGDMMPGLIVDVYADLAVYQSSSIVWDVHGETVARALAEITGVRHVYEKSLQRTRRDIGLPPREGLRIGNKTRTIIREGEARFIVDARIGQKTGFFLDQRLNRLDFGRLAEGTVLDLFSYTGGFGIQALLNGAERAVFVEEDEKAVKLLRSNLELNRVADRAEIVQSNVWSFLASATNKGESYNAISVDPPAFIPHPGAYRKGVQAYTRLYALSARIGSNDSLLALSSCSTHLNREDFMRVVARALAWSGRSYRPLGSVRGMPPDHPVRPSSPHLEYLKSIFIVLD from the coding sequence GTGGGTGAGCCACTGCCGAGTGTTCGGGTCGCCGGAGAAGGAGCTGCAGCGGTAAAGAAAGAAGGGGCGTTGATGGTCTACCGCAAGTGGGTTGATGCACCTCGGGGACTGCCGCCCGGCAGCCTAGTAGTGATTGAAGACAGGCGGGGAGAGCTTCTTGGCTGCGGTCTCTACGACACCGTCGGCCCGGTTGCTCTGAGACTAGTGGAACTCGGGAGCTGCAGCTTTAGCAGCGCTGAGGAGGCTGTGTACGCGCTCATTGAGGCCGCGTACAAGGTGCGGCAGAGGATAGGCTATGCCGGGGATCCGGAGGCCGGCTACCGGCTAGTGCACAGCGATGGCGACATGATGCCGGGCCTCATAGTTGACGTGTATGCCGACCTGGCCGTATACCAGTCGAGCAGCATCGTGTGGGATGTGCACGGAGAGACTGTGGCTAGAGCACTAGCCGAAATAACTGGAGTACGCCATGTATACGAGAAAAGTCTGCAAAGAACACGCCGCGATATCGGCTTGCCTCCCCGCGAGGGTCTACGCATCGGCAACAAGACTAGGACAATCATACGCGAGGGAGAGGCAAGGTTCATAGTGGATGCACGTATCGGACAGAAGACTGGTTTCTTCCTCGACCAGAGGCTCAACAGGCTAGACTTTGGGAGACTCGCAGAGGGCACCGTACTAGACCTCTTCAGCTACACTGGCGGCTTCGGCATACAAGCCCTGCTAAACGGAGCAGAGAGAGCTGTGTTCGTCGAAGAGGACGAGAAAGCTGTCAAACTGCTACGCTCCAATCTCGAACTCAACCGGGTAGCCGACCGAGCAGAGATAGTCCAGTCTAACGTCTGGAGCTTCCTAGCCAGCGCCACTAACAAGGGGGAGAGCTACAACGCTATATCGGTTGACCCACCTGCGTTCATACCACATCCAGGCGCGTACCGGAAAGGAGTACAAGCATACACGAGGCTCTATGCTCTCTCAGCCAGGATAGGCTCTAACGACTCCCTTCTAGCCCTCAGTAGCTGTAGCACACACCTCAACCGAGAAGACTTCATGAGGGTTGTGGCTAGAGCATTAGCCTGGAGCGGTAGGAGCTACCGGCCCCTAGGCAGTGTCCGGGGCATGCCCCCAGATCATCCTGTTAGGCCTTCCTCACCCCACCTCGAGTACCTTAAGTCGATATTCATTGTCCTAGACTAG
- a CDS encoding cation-translocating P-type ATPase, with the protein MLEKPHTLPPEEAARRLGVNPATGLSNEEARRRLEICGPNVLETGKRKGFLEVFLEQFKNLFVLMLLAATVFSFYVGETVDAVLILAIVLFMAILGAVQEYRAERILEALKKLASPKARVLRDGRIVMVDASEIVPGDVIIVMEGDRVPADARLLEAKDLYVDESTLTGESVPVHKKADTILPEDTIVSDQINMLFSSTYVVRGTGKAVVTATGRNTYIGRIARMVAETRAEKTPFQVELDRLAKRIAAIVVLIATLSFIIGYVFQEADLVDLLLTSIALAVAAVPEGLPAITVIVFSIAAWNMARRNALVRRLAAVEALGSASVIATDKTGTLTVNEMTVRQFHTPDGRVYITTGEGYRLEGGVFEGDKQVTAESSPLLRLAGLVSILNNNAELENGKIHGDPMEAALLVFAHKLGMDLTQVKKEYRRLREIAFSSERKRMTVVVEGPEGLLVLSKGAPEIIIERSTSYMTIDGSEKPLTDAEKTKLLEQVENIAGKGFRVLALAYRRGDKRDLEASDDVVESRLVLLGMVAIIDPPRPEVPEAVRRALEAGIKVVMVTGDHPSTARAIAEMIGLPRGRVVTGQELEKMSDDELKRIADEVMVFARVTPEHKARIVRVYKELGHIVAVTGDGVNDAPALKLADIGVAMGRRGTEVAKEAADMILLDDNFATIVAAVEEGRRSFDNVKRTVLYLLSANIAEVATVFYATIKGIGTIFNAAMLLWINIVTDGFPAAGMAFEEAEPDVMKRPPRRRGQAILGKPQFTYLLLLSTIETVLTLSFYHLYAAELSPAHGRAAGFLALMYAELAQSMALRRLNTPLSLKIIPSNRQWLAGYIVGAILAAISVTVLADLFRIGSLSPVDIALIFIVSHVAVLSFEEVRKRLGLHV; encoded by the coding sequence ATGCTAGAGAAGCCTCACACGTTACCGCCAGAGGAGGCAGCTAGGAGGCTCGGCGTCAACCCCGCAACTGGGCTTAGTAATGAGGAGGCTAGAAGGAGGCTCGAAATCTGTGGTCCCAACGTACTGGAGACCGGCAAGAGGAAGGGCTTCCTGGAGGTATTCCTAGAGCAGTTCAAGAACCTCTTCGTATTAATGCTTCTTGCGGCTACGGTTTTCAGCTTCTATGTAGGTGAGACCGTTGACGCTGTACTGATACTAGCTATAGTACTATTCATGGCTATACTTGGAGCTGTGCAGGAGTACAGAGCTGAGCGTATACTTGAAGCTCTGAAGAAGCTAGCTTCGCCTAAGGCGCGAGTGCTCCGTGACGGCCGGATAGTAATGGTTGATGCCTCAGAAATTGTGCCCGGCGACGTGATAATAGTTATGGAGGGCGACCGTGTCCCTGCCGATGCAAGGCTCCTCGAGGCCAAGGACCTGTATGTGGACGAGTCTACGTTGACGGGAGAGAGCGTACCAGTGCATAAAAAGGCTGACACAATACTACCCGAGGACACTATTGTCTCGGACCAGATTAACATGTTGTTCTCAAGCACCTACGTTGTACGCGGTACTGGTAAGGCTGTGGTTACAGCCACCGGGAGGAACACCTACATTGGCCGTATTGCCCGCATGGTTGCAGAGACGCGCGCTGAGAAGACCCCATTCCAGGTAGAGCTCGACAGACTCGCTAAAAGGATCGCCGCAATAGTGGTTCTCATTGCCACGTTGTCGTTTATCATAGGCTATGTGTTCCAGGAGGCAGACTTAGTAGACCTACTGCTTACGAGTATAGCGCTTGCAGTGGCGGCTGTACCAGAGGGATTACCAGCCATAACTGTGATAGTATTCTCCATCGCGGCATGGAATATGGCTCGCAGGAACGCGCTAGTACGGCGCCTTGCCGCTGTAGAGGCGCTTGGCTCGGCAAGCGTCATCGCCACTGATAAGACTGGTACCCTTACTGTTAACGAGATGACTGTTAGGCAGTTCCATACGCCCGACGGTAGAGTCTACATCACCACCGGCGAGGGATACAGACTCGAAGGCGGGGTATTCGAGGGCGATAAACAAGTCACTGCCGAGAGCAGCCCCCTGCTAAGACTCGCTGGACTCGTCTCTATACTCAACAATAACGCTGAGCTAGAGAATGGAAAGATACACGGCGACCCTATGGAGGCTGCACTTCTCGTCTTCGCCCACAAACTAGGCATGGACCTAACCCAGGTGAAGAAAGAGTACCGGAGGCTCCGTGAGATAGCCTTTAGCAGCGAGAGGAAACGCATGACTGTAGTAGTTGAGGGGCCAGAAGGCCTGCTAGTACTCTCCAAGGGCGCGCCAGAGATAATCATAGAGAGGTCAACATCCTATATGACTATTGACGGCAGCGAGAAGCCTCTCACAGACGCCGAGAAGACCAAGCTGCTAGAGCAGGTAGAGAATATAGCCGGTAAGGGCTTCCGTGTCCTCGCACTAGCTTACCGCCGGGGAGATAAGAGAGACCTAGAAGCCAGCGACGACGTGGTAGAGAGCCGCCTAGTGCTTCTAGGCATGGTGGCTATCATTGACCCGCCAAGGCCGGAGGTACCTGAGGCAGTCCGTAGAGCGCTTGAGGCCGGTATTAAGGTGGTAATGGTTACTGGCGACCACCCATCTACCGCTAGAGCTATAGCAGAGATGATAGGCCTACCAAGAGGCAGAGTAGTGACCGGCCAGGAACTAGAAAAGATGAGTGACGACGAGCTCAAGAGGATAGCCGATGAGGTCATGGTATTTGCCAGAGTTACACCGGAGCATAAGGCGCGCATAGTCCGGGTCTACAAGGAGCTTGGCCACATAGTGGCTGTTACTGGTGACGGCGTCAACGACGCGCCCGCGTTGAAGCTAGCAGATATAGGTGTGGCTATGGGGCGGCGGGGCACCGAGGTAGCCAAGGAGGCTGCTGACATGATACTACTGGATGACAACTTTGCCACCATAGTAGCGGCTGTCGAGGAGGGTAGGAGGAGTTTCGACAACGTTAAGCGCACAGTACTCTATCTACTCTCAGCAAATATAGCCGAGGTAGCAACCGTATTCTATGCTACGATAAAGGGTATAGGTACTATCTTCAACGCTGCTATGCTGCTCTGGATAAACATAGTGACAGACGGGTTCCCTGCTGCTGGAATGGCATTCGAGGAAGCTGAGCCTGACGTGATGAAGAGGCCGCCAAGACGGCGAGGCCAGGCAATACTTGGTAAGCCACAGTTCACCTATCTATTATTGCTTAGCACCATCGAGACAGTGTTGACCCTTAGCTTCTACCACCTCTACGCAGCAGAGCTAAGCCCAGCACACGGCAGGGCAGCTGGCTTCCTGGCGCTGATGTATGCCGAGCTTGCACAGTCCATGGCATTACGCCGGCTCAACACACCGCTATCGCTAAAGATTATCCCGTCCAACCGGCAGTGGCTCGCAGGCTACATAGTTGGCGCAATACTAGCCGCAATATCTGTAACCGTACTAGCAGACTTATTCCGTATAGGCAGCCTAAGCCCAGTCGACATAGCGTTAATATTCATCGTCTCCCATGTAGCAGTGCTGAGCTTTGAAGAGGTACGCAAAAGACTTGGACTACACGTCTAG
- a CDS encoding 4Fe-4S ferredoxin, protein MTAASCRNCFYKMSRLMDVNVASRLIRSRRKLLILGRCIEAEKPWALKRFPEEEYARLSVCLEEEHVNMAGFKLAGILARLDFEEVAVLTTDGSMHCVQLHFMVEEVFKLVRPRARRRHFVAENGRVVEVPVEAVKTARYLSRVARLLSAVQATGSS, encoded by the coding sequence ATGACGGCTGCAAGCTGTAGAAACTGCTTCTACAAGATGTCACGGCTCATGGATGTGAACGTTGCCTCTAGGCTCATACGTTCCCGAAGAAAGCTTCTCATCCTGGGCCGGTGTATCGAGGCGGAGAAGCCCTGGGCGCTCAAGAGGTTTCCTGAGGAGGAGTATGCGAGACTGAGTGTTTGTCTCGAAGAGGAGCACGTCAACATGGCAGGGTTTAAGCTGGCTGGCATACTTGCTCGCCTAGACTTCGAGGAGGTAGCAGTACTTACAACCGACGGAAGTATGCACTGTGTACAGCTCCACTTTATGGTGGAGGAAGTTTTCAAGCTTGTCCGGCCCCGGGCTCGGCGGCGTCACTTCGTCGCCGAGAATGGGCGTGTGGTTGAGGTTCCCGTTGAGGCCGTGAAGACCGCCCGCTACCTCTCCCGCGTCGCTCGTTTACTCTCCGCTGTGCAGGCAACCGGCTCCTCCTAG
- a CDS encoding MoaD/ThiS family protein yields the protein MPVKVRIIGAPSVRLVEYRDGMTVRDVLRELGLLSSEYVVARNGRVVAEDEPVEDGDEIVLYPVVSGG from the coding sequence ATGCCAGTCAAGGTCAGGATTATCGGTGCGCCTAGTGTTAGGCTCGTCGAGTACCGGGACGGTATGACTGTGAGGGACGTTCTCCGGGAACTCGGGCTGCTCAGCAGCGAGTATGTTGTTGCCCGGAACGGACGGGTTGTAGCTGAGGATGAGCCCGTAGAGGACGGCGACGAGATAGTATTGTACCCGGTGGTGTCTGGTGGCTAA
- a CDS encoding TIGR00266 family protein, with translation MRWDKTLGPAYTVLRVHLEPGEELWSEPGAMMLMKGDVEVKTTSGGIGRAILRKLAGGESFFFNIFRAHSPAEIWLVPETPGDIEAIELRDDEWLIQDTSYLAHYGDVEVSAGFRGIRGFIAEGELFWLKASGRGIVWINSYGGIERVEVPPGEKVIVDNFHFVAMPAFTRYNVRKIGGLKTLVFGGEGLVIEVEGPTVLYLQTRTLPPLARLLAKFLPKRG, from the coding sequence TTGAGATGGGATAAGACTCTGGGCCCCGCTTACACGGTTCTCCGTGTACATCTCGAACCCGGTGAGGAGCTATGGAGCGAGCCCGGCGCAATGATGCTGATGAAGGGTGACGTTGAGGTTAAGACTACGAGCGGTGGTATAGGTCGCGCTATACTCCGTAAACTAGCTGGTGGCGAGAGCTTCTTCTTCAACATATTTCGCGCGCATAGCCCTGCAGAGATATGGCTCGTCCCAGAAACGCCCGGCGATATAGAGGCTATCGAACTGAGAGATGACGAGTGGCTTATACAGGATACGAGTTACCTAGCCCATTATGGCGACGTGGAGGTCTCGGCGGGGTTCCGTGGTATTCGAGGCTTTATAGCGGAGGGCGAGCTATTCTGGCTGAAAGCTAGCGGCCGGGGCATAGTATGGATTAACAGCTATGGAGGCATCGAGCGTGTCGAAGTTCCACCTGGAGAGAAGGTAATAGTAGACAATTTTCACTTCGTAGCTATGCCAGCCTTTACTAGGTATAATGTAAGAAAGATAGGTGGATTGAAGACTCTAGTGTTTGGCGGTGAAGGACTGGTTATAGAGGTCGAGGGTCCTACAGTACTCTATCTCCAAACACGGACACTGCCTCCCCTAGCGAGACTTCTTGCAAAGTTCTTACCTAAGCGAGGCTAG
- a CDS encoding DUF1646 family protein, which translates to MAGLVALNIPEEPVMGVVAVLGAILGMVLVLPMVSRKIEENLEPFFLVMGIIGSIAIYLAGILPSDEVTELVKRALLTPVMLHGIPIGITQVVLIAGLIFYKYHGSIYRGIGKLLQKLGVRGFLFVIITVLGLVSSIISVIVAAVVFAEIMVALPLTRQKKIEATVLAAFALGMGAALTPVGEPLATIAVSKLSGPPYHAGFDFLLRLLGPYIIPGVIAVAAYTAIRAAEGAAESVRSSMTEGIEHVETLRSVVLRAVRVYIFVAALELLGTSFMPLVEWYFTKIPSYILYWVNMISAAVDNATLTAAEIGPYLHIDQIKAALMSLIISGGMLIPGNIPNIVAAGRLGITSKEWARIGVPFGIVLLIIYFIILFGPSMI; encoded by the coding sequence ATGGCTGGGCTCGTCGCGTTAAACATCCCAGAAGAGCCGGTTATGGGTGTCGTGGCAGTACTCGGCGCTATACTCGGCATGGTGTTAGTACTCCCAATGGTGTCTAGGAAGATAGAAGAAAACCTTGAGCCATTCTTCCTCGTGATGGGTATAATCGGTAGTATAGCCATCTACCTGGCAGGCATTCTTCCCTCCGACGAGGTCACCGAGCTAGTTAAACGTGCACTCCTCACCCCGGTGATGCTGCACGGCATACCAATCGGTATAACCCAGGTGGTGCTGATAGCAGGACTCATATTCTACAAGTACCATGGATCTATATACCGTGGTATTGGTAAGCTTCTACAGAAGCTAGGAGTGCGCGGCTTCCTCTTCGTGATAATAACAGTACTCGGACTAGTGAGCAGCATAATATCCGTGATAGTAGCTGCAGTAGTATTTGCGGAGATAATGGTGGCGCTCCCGCTTACAAGGCAGAAGAAGATAGAGGCCACAGTACTAGCCGCGTTCGCCCTCGGCATGGGTGCTGCTCTAACGCCTGTAGGTGAACCCCTCGCTACTATAGCTGTGAGCAAATTATCTGGACCACCTTACCATGCGGGCTTTGACTTCCTTCTAAGACTTCTAGGCCCCTACATAATACCCGGCGTCATAGCGGTCGCAGCCTATACAGCTATACGCGCTGCCGAGGGGGCTGCAGAGTCTGTGCGCAGCAGCATGACCGAGGGCATAGAACATGTTGAGACACTGCGTAGCGTAGTTCTCCGCGCAGTCCGCGTCTACATATTTGTCGCGGCACTAGAGCTACTAGGTACGAGCTTCATGCCCCTCGTGGAGTGGTATTTCACAAAGATACCCTCATATATACTCTACTGGGTCAACATGATCTCTGCCGCGGTTGACAATGCAACACTAACAGCAGCAGAGATAGGCCCATACCTTCACATAGACCAAATAAAGGCTGCGCTTATGAGCCTCATAATATCTGGAGGTATGTTAATACCAGGCAACATACCCAACATAGTTGCTGCGGGAAGACTCGGGATAACTTCTAAGGAGTGGGCACGCATAGGAGTACCCTTCGGAATAGTACTGCTGATAATCTACTTCATAATACTCTTTGGCCCTTCCATGATATAA
- a CDS encoding COG2426 family protein: protein MTLDHTVVVALLMGLMPGFEPRYALPVLAMRLGILPALLLASLEVLLLSVLLPIVAQQAWHLLLAYSERLPVLGKLVTRIEAARQKAHRLTSRYGLLGLALFVAVPLPVTGIYTGAVVSLLLGIDARKAAIALAMGGLASLAIVSLLTLGVQLAQG, encoded by the coding sequence GTGACTCTAGACCATACAGTGGTTGTAGCACTTCTGATGGGCCTCATGCCGGGCTTTGAGCCGAGATACGCGCTCCCAGTACTAGCCATGAGGCTGGGTATACTCCCAGCACTCTTGCTGGCCTCGCTAGAGGTCCTCCTACTTTCAGTCCTACTTCCTATCGTAGCGCAGCAAGCCTGGCACTTACTGCTAGCTTATTCGGAGCGTCTCCCAGTGCTGGGAAAGCTCGTCACCCGGATTGAGGCAGCGCGTCAGAAGGCCCACCGGCTTACGTCGAGGTATGGGCTTCTAGGCCTAGCACTCTTCGTTGCTGTTCCTCTCCCGGTTACTGGCATCTATACTGGGGCTGTTGTCTCACTCCTCCTAGGGATAGACGCTAGGAAGGCTGCCATAGCGCTGGCCATGGGCGGACTGGCGTCTCTAGCCATAGTATCGCTGTTAACACTTGGAGTTCAGTTGGCCCAAGGATAG
- a CDS encoding TIGR00269 family protein codes for MAKCSICGKPAVYVSRAAGLALCQRHFLEYFDRKVRRTIRRYQLFKPREHIVVAASGGKDSMALLHYLHNLAKRVPGWKVSALLVDEGIGGYREYTVKRLVDYAEEHGVEYYIAKFKDYIGYTLDKIVRMGREKGLPYLPCTYCGVFRRYIMNRAAREIGATVVATGHNLDDIVQTFLMNVLGNDWAKIVRLGPVSGPANHPRFVRKVKPFYEVLEKETTLYAVLHGLYTGFEECPYAQMSMRWTVRRMINELEERSPGVKYSLLRSLETAIGILRRQGIGEPSDEEGLYTCALCGEPAAHPICRACQLRLELGIMEVSREKLESLPPEARQMVENALRLAEKRK; via the coding sequence GTGGCTAAGTGCAGCATATGCGGCAAGCCAGCCGTATACGTTAGCCGCGCTGCTGGCCTTGCACTCTGCCAGCGACACTTCCTAGAGTACTTTGACCGCAAGGTGCGCCGAACTATACGCAGGTACCAGTTGTTCAAACCGCGGGAGCACATTGTGGTCGCTGCCTCTGGCGGGAAGGACTCAATGGCGCTCCTCCACTACCTCCACAACCTGGCTAAGCGAGTCCCCGGCTGGAAGGTCTCTGCACTCCTCGTAGACGAGGGCATCGGGGGCTACCGGGAGTACACTGTTAAGAGGCTTGTCGACTACGCCGAAGAACACGGTGTGGAATACTACATAGCAAAGTTCAAGGACTACATAGGGTATACGCTAGACAAGATAGTTAGAATGGGGAGAGAGAAGGGGCTCCCCTACCTCCCCTGCACATACTGTGGTGTCTTCCGCCGTTACATAATGAACCGCGCTGCCAGGGAGATTGGAGCCACTGTAGTAGCTACCGGCCACAATCTAGACGACATCGTGCAGACATTCCTCATGAACGTTCTGGGCAATGATTGGGCTAAGATAGTCCGCCTAGGCCCTGTCTCGGGGCCTGCAAACCACCCCAGGTTCGTGCGTAAAGTGAAACCATTCTACGAGGTGCTAGAGAAGGAGACAACTCTCTACGCTGTGCTCCATGGGCTTTATACCGGGTTCGAGGAGTGCCCCTACGCCCAGATGAGCATGCGCTGGACTGTGCGCCGCATGATAAACGAACTCGAGGAGCGCAGCCCCGGAGTGAAGTACTCGCTGCTAAGGAGCCTGGAGACGGCCATCGGTATACTGCGGAGGCAGGGTATAGGAGAGCCGAGTGACGAGGAGGGGCTCTATACTTGCGCCTTATGTGGCGAGCCAGCAGCACACCCGATATGCAGGGCTTGCCAGCTCCGCCTAGAACTAGGCATTATGGAGGTTAGCCGAGAGAAGCTAGAGAGCTTGCCGCCGGAGGCCCGCCAGATGGTCGAGAATGCTCTAAGACTAGCCGAGAAGAGGAAATGA
- the gatA gene encoding Asp-tRNA(Asn)/Glu-tRNA(Gln) amidotransferase subunit GatA, which produces MDAYKVPGWLLREKLVQGELDVEEYVASIYERIEKLDRYLRAYITIRPRKEVEAEVRQQVEEARRDGGRPLAGLLVAVKDVIHVKGLPVTCGSKMLEKYIAVYDATVVSKLREAGAVVLGKTNMDEFAMGSTGETSAYGASRNPWSPDRVPGGSSSGTAVALAAGMATLGLGTDTGGSIRMPSAWTGLYGLKPTYGLVSRYGLVSYADSLEQIGPMARNTRDLALILEAIAGFDPRDSTSLPEKLKDYLKAAEDGIRDGVNGLRVAVIKEFMEHPGVHESVKMLVERAAKLLGDAGAMLGEVSLGREVLEYSLPAYYVIAMAEASSNLARYDGVRYGPREPPKPWEGWNTYYSRIRAAYFGLEVKMRIMLGSWMLSSGYRDQYYIRALKMRRIVRDRVLALLKEFDILLAPAVVTPPPLLGEVVDDPEKMYALDLATVIANLSGVPAATAPTGIIEGIPIGVQLIARPLGEHTLLRALGALEAASGLADLVAEPLPG; this is translated from the coding sequence ATGGATGCTTATAAGGTGCCTGGCTGGCTTCTGCGGGAGAAACTAGTGCAGGGCGAACTAGACGTAGAGGAGTACGTAGCCTCAATTTATGAGAGGATCGAAAAGTTAGACAGATACCTAAGAGCCTACATTACTATACGACCACGCAAGGAGGTTGAGGCAGAAGTACGCCAACAAGTGGAAGAGGCACGCAGAGACGGAGGAAGGCCTCTCGCAGGGCTCCTTGTAGCCGTCAAGGATGTAATACATGTCAAGGGGCTTCCTGTTACCTGTGGCTCCAAGATGCTCGAAAAGTACATCGCCGTATACGATGCCACTGTTGTATCAAAGCTTCGGGAAGCCGGTGCAGTCGTACTCGGAAAAACCAACATGGACGAGTTTGCCATGGGATCTACTGGAGAGACAAGTGCCTACGGTGCCTCGCGTAACCCTTGGAGCCCTGACCGGGTACCCGGAGGGAGCAGCAGCGGCACCGCCGTAGCGCTTGCAGCAGGGATGGCAACGTTAGGGCTCGGCACCGATACTGGCGGCAGTATCCGTATGCCCAGTGCATGGACTGGCTTGTATGGGCTGAAGCCGACCTATGGCCTCGTGTCACGTTATGGTCTAGTCTCCTACGCCGACAGTCTGGAGCAGATAGGCCCTATGGCCCGGAACACGAGAGATCTGGCTCTTATTCTCGAGGCTATAGCTGGGTTCGACCCCAGAGACTCCACGAGTCTACCGGAGAAGCTGAAGGATTATCTGAAGGCGGCAGAGGATGGAATAAGAGATGGGGTAAATGGCCTAAGGGTGGCCGTTATAAAGGAGTTTATGGAGCATCCTGGAGTTCACGAGTCCGTGAAGATGCTAGTAGAACGGGCTGCTAAACTTCTAGGCGACGCTGGTGCCATGCTTGGAGAGGTTAGTCTCGGTAGAGAGGTTCTCGAGTATAGTCTTCCAGCATACTATGTGATAGCTATGGCTGAGGCTAGTAGCAACCTAGCCCGGTACGACGGTGTACGGTACGGACCACGTGAACCTCCTAAACCCTGGGAGGGCTGGAACACGTACTACTCTAGGATACGCGCCGCATACTTCGGCCTCGAGGTCAAGATGAGGATAATGCTTGGCTCATGGATGCTCAGCAGTGGATACCGGGACCAGTACTATATACGCGCCCTCAAAATGAGGCGCATTGTCCGCGACCGTGTTCTAGCACTGCTAAAGGAGTTCGACATACTCCTAGCCCCTGCTGTAGTCACACCACCACCATTGTTGGGCGAAGTTGTCGATGATCCGGAGAAAATGTATGCCCTGGACCTGGCAACAGTCATAGCCAACCTATCTGGGGTACCTGCTGCCACAGCGCCAACCGGCATCATCGAGGGCATACCAATCGGTGTACAGTTAATAGCTAGACCTTTAGGCGAGCATACTCTGTTACGCGCATTAGGGGCCCTCGAGGCAGCTAGCGGCCTCGCAGACCTCGTAGCAGAGCCTCTTCCGGGCTAA